One Candidatus Brocadiia bacterium genomic window, GGGTAACGAGACCCAGGTTTTTGACGTCTACGACGGTTCGGGCATAGTTTACCTTAAGCGCTGCGGAATCATTACCGCCATCATCAGCGGGCGCAAAATCAAGGCCACGCTCTATCGGGCCAAGCAGGTGGGTATCGCCGAGATACACCAGGACGTCCAGCGCAAGCAGGATGTTCTGCCTGGGATTCTAAGGAAATACAAGATATCTGCCCGCGATGTCTGTTACGTAGGCGATGATTTGATGGACATCCCGATTATGAAGCGGGTGGGGTTCCCAGTGGCCGTTCAGAACGCCCGTCCCGAGGTGAAGCAACACGCCAAGTACGTGACCAAGCGCGCCGGCGGCGACGGCGCCATCCGCGAGCTGGCCGAGAAGATTCTTAAAGCTCAGGGTAAATGGAAAGAAATAATCCTGCCCCGGTATGAAAATGCCTGACAGACATATCATCTGGCTGCTGGTTTTTG contains:
- a CDS encoding HAD hydrolase family protein translates to MNLKQIKMVIMDVDGVLTDGRIHIDCKGNETQVFDVYDGSGIVYLKRCGIITAIISGRKIKATLYRAKQVGIAEIHQDVQRKQDVLPGILRKYKISARDVCYVGDDLMDIPIMKRVGFPVAVQNARPEVKQHAKYVTKRAGGDGAIRELAEKILKAQGKWKEIILPRYENA